A portion of the Lolium rigidum isolate FL_2022 chromosome 1, APGP_CSIRO_Lrig_0.1, whole genome shotgun sequence genome contains these proteins:
- the LOC124708803 gene encoding uncharacterized protein LOC124708803: MLGEWGWKRCTMQPTLAVQYDVFVLGWNLEPWKPAQLLMDLMTSSKKRFTFSEGRLKPMEKARRPQVPAFGEWNYCYHHYAEPPAAECYYAPEPEPEACSDVWFRYSPPSKPTPRKTRRPESDAREKGSRRSARGSEAAGLAHATAKGRGASASRVVRPVDEDLYQVPPPEFVSSHRPRRKRNLLMGCLGLNSCVA, from the exons ATGCTGGGGGAATGGGGATGGAAGAGATGCACTATGCAGCCTACGCTGGCTGTTCAATACGATGTGTTCGTGTTGGGCTGGAACCTAGAACCCTGGAAGCCTGCTCAGCTGCTAATGGACCTGATGACTAGTAGTAAAAAAAGATTTACATTTTCGGAGGGCAGGCTCAAGCCT ATGGAG AAGGCGAGGAGGCCGCAGGTGCCGGCGTTCGGGGAGTGGAACTACTGCTACCACCACTACGCCGAGCCGCCCGCCGCCGAGTGCTACTACgccccggagccggagccggaggctTGCAGCGACGTGTGGTTCAGGTACTCGCCACCGAGCAAACCGACGCCCAGGAAGACGAGGAGGCCGGAGAGCGACGCTCGGGAGAAGGGAAGCCGGCGTTCTGCTAGGGGGTCTGAGGCTGCAGGCTTGGCGCACGCCACGGCCAAGGGCAgaggcgcctccgcctcccgggtggTGCGGCCGGTCGACGAGGACCTGTACCAGGTTCCGCCGCCGGAGTTCGTCAGCTCCCACCGGCCTAGACGGAAGAGGAATCTGCTGATGGGATGCTTGGGCCTCAACTCGTGCGTCGCCTGA